From the genome of Nicotiana sylvestris chromosome 1, ASM39365v2, whole genome shotgun sequence:
attgttcataaatTAAATGGCTATAATACGGATTAGTTTATGAAAATTAGTTTAGAAAAATTAATTAGATTGTTGTTCATAAATATAATGGTTTTAATCAGTTTAGTTTAGGAAAATTCTTATTAGGAAAAATTTAATCTATGAGCAACCATTTAATTAGTTTTCCTAATAagaatataaaaattatattccattacttagctaataataataatcctAATggattataattttaaaaataaatggtTATAATCAGTTTATGTTTAATAATAAGAGCAACCATattgttatttaaatttttttaatggataatacaATTATGATAGCCTGGGAATAAAAGGAGAAATAAAATATacgtttcaaaaaaaaaacatagaaaATGTAATTAGAATTTTGATTAATAAAATTCATACAGTCGAAATAtaactaaaattttaataattaaatttaacaagaaaaatattaaaaaaataaaagaattccAAGCAATAGATTAACCTGTTTATATTGATTAAATTTCTCTTATGAAAATTTTAACTATAaaataaaactcataattcaaatttgaaaataaaaagagaaaaaatattctTGTTTTGCATATAATACAAAATAACAACTATTAAAAATATGGTTAGAATTTTTTAACGAAACAATAAAAggcttttttttttactttgaatgtttcaaaaatcataatttttctatatatatatgtatatatatatatatatatatatatatatatatatatatatatatataaagaatacTGGTATAGAGCATAAAGGTATTTCGTACACGTGATGATAACATGTTAGAAAAATTTTCCAAGTGTATAAAATCTCAGACATATTCCCTCTTCAACAATTGTACTACTACCACTCCCACAGTCCATCTTTCTCGCCATTTCCAAGCTCCATATATATTTCACGTAAAGCCTTCCTCCGCCGTCAGCCGCCGCGGTTACTTTTTTACCGCCGGTGACCCTCAGTCTCTACACCTCATTTCAACTGCCACCACACCACCACCCCAACTGTTGCGTACTGCACATATGTACAGCTCACTCCACTCTTTTTATTCCCCGTTAATACACTTTCCTGTACTTAATATTCGCAATATATATCTTGACTTGTACTATTAATACCTCTCTTTCAGGAATGCTACTAAAGTCACAGTTTCAAGTTCATTCAAGAAATTAAAAGTAAAGTAACAAGAGATCAGAAGCAGAGTTTCTCTGGTTGAAACCCCTCAGAAAAATTGAATATATGCTGTGATGAAGGAGAAAGAGAACGTGTTGTTTTTACGTGAAATTGTTGTAATGATAATGATGGTGTTAATGTTCTTGGCAAATTTGTACGGTGGGGTAGAGGGTATTCATCACCCTCATCGAATTCTTGTGGATACAGATATGGACACTGATGATTTCTTTGCTCTTCTCTACCTTCTGAAGCTTAACCGATCCCAAATGGACTTGAAGGTCTGTTTTTTCACTCTCCAGTGCTGTTTTTATTGATTATTCATTTTAAGGCTAGCTCTCGCATGATATGTCATGCCTTTCTTTGTTAATATGAATTTGTAATTTGTGTAGCCATCAGGCTTTGGTTTAGTGGTAAGAGCGCCTGATGTGTGGGCTAGGAACCATTTGCAATAGCCTAGTGATTAAGTGATAATAGTGGAGGGACGGACCCATTATCCATGAGTTCAGCACCATGCCCCAGCTGGCCCTTGGGAATTTCTCGATTATAAAAAAGAATTTGTAGTTTGTATATTACTTGTTCACAAGGGGCCAAATATTATTCATATGGCCAACCCTACTAGCTTGGGTTTGAGGAATAGTTGTTGTATACTACTTACTATATTCTTTACTTATACCTTGTTCATCTTCTATAATCTGTATATATATGTAGATGGCTATGTCGAGAATTCATGTCATATAGGTGGGTCAAAAGTTTCCAGACCTTATTTTGAGACTCTATTCAATTGGCTCTGAATTTCTTTCTAAACAATAGTTGTTGAAGAGTCAGTTTCTTAATTTAAAGTAAGCTACTAATGATTACTTTAACCAAACTTCTTGAATTACGTAAGTATTACTGTGTAAActggtaatttaattaaaataagcTACTACTAATGTATTTCTCAACCTACTCTCTTGGCTTTCATGAGATTAATTGTAAAGTTTGACGAGGTTTTACTCCGATTCAATTTGAAGAACATTTATACTAAGCAGTGTCAGAATTGTTTGAACTCATGAATAGGGATCAAACAAGTTGtacatttctttctttttgttgaAAGCATGTCATGGAAAGTTTTATAACTCGGAAGGGGGCGATCCCTTTGACATTTCGTGCTCTAAATGTTTACATCAGCTCATAAGATAAGTTTTTCCTATTGAAAAAAACTTGAGAAGAGAGCTTTTTGCTGCAGGCAATAACTATTAGCACAAATGCATGGAGTGATGCAGGACATGCTGTTAATCAAGTATATGACATTCTTTACATGATGGGGCGTGACGATATTGCTGTTGGTTTAGGAGGTGAAGGTGGCATACTTCCCAATGGTACCATTCTGCCAAATGTTGGTGGATATTTGCCAATGATTGATCAGGTGAACAAAGTTTTTCCATTTACTCTACCTATGGCAGAATTCTGCAAGTTAACAATCATTTTTAGTGCCAAGGTGCTGTTTAGTTATACATCTCCATATTCACCCTTTACTTGAATGTGCAAACTTTTCACTGATTTGTTAGGGAAATGGCACAGCTGGATATTGTAGATATAGACAAGCTATTCCTGTGGGTCCCGGAGGACGTTTGGACATTGACTCAAATTTTGGGTTCCGAAAGAGCTTCCTTCCTCAGGTACCATTCCTTTCATTATAACTGAATGGCGTATAACTTGTCTAGCTGCCTTAATCACATCAATCAAATTGTTGATATAGGATACACAAGAGTAATCAGTTTCTATCTTCCACCTTTCTGTTCATACCATTAGACATTGTTCAATTTTCTGATGCACGCGTTGTGAAGCACAACCTATCTTTAGCCCAACTGTTATGGTTCGTCAGATCTTTGGTAGGATATTATTTCTGTTGTTATATACAAGAGGAAACAGTTAGACAGCTTAGCTTCACTCTGCAGAATGGTTGAATGTTGTAATAGCAGAATATCTATTAGCCAGCCAAGGATCACTGCCTACGCAATTGTGTCTTGACAGCCAGTAAAAATAATATGGCATAAAAAGGTATTTGCGTGTCACAAAAATTATGAATGGTGAAGATCCTTACCTGGAAAGGTGCTCTATGTGAATCTGTAGAGTTGGCAGTAATGCCAGCTGAAAGAGGATAAAATCAGTTCTATCCCTCATAAAATCACTATGACTAGAAGAAGAAGCTTAGGTCTCATTTCTTAGTTCCTGTTTGTTAAGATGTTTGCATGACATGTTAATCTTGAACTTGTCAACAGGGCAAGAGACAATATTCACCTCTTCGACAGCCAACAGCTCAGCAAGTAATGATCAACATTATTTCTTCCGGGCCTACAGTAGTTTATCTCATCGCGTCGCATACAAGTTTTGCACTATTTCTTCTAACTAATCCACAtttgaagaaaaatattgaaCACATTTACATAATGGGAGGTGGTGTAAGGTCAAAAAATCCTACAGGTTGCTGTCCAAAGAATGTCAGCTCCTCTTGCCAAACTCAGCGGTGTGGTGACATTGGCAATGTATTCACAGATTACACAAGCAATCCTTATGCAGAGTTCAATTTCTTTATGGATCCTTTTTCTGCATATCAGGTATTACTAAGATCAATAGAGCTTCTACTGCATGttcttttattttgacatggtccACTACGCCCCAATGTTGTCAATGAACAATCACCTTGCCTTACTAATATATGAATCTTTTCGCATAGTGTTATAGCCATATGTTGTAGCTAAACTTAATAGTCAGCAACTTCATTATTCCATTATACTGTAGGTAATTCATTCTGGTATTCCAGTTACTCTTGTCCCATTGGATGCCACAAACACGATTCCTGTAACTGAAAAGTTTATTGAAACTTTTGAGAAGAATCAGCACACTTACGAGGCACAGTACTGCTTCAAGTCCCTGAAAATGGCCCGTGATACTTGGTTTGATGACCAATTCAACACGGTAAAAATTTATAAATGTTAAGCTTGGTAAATACTTAATGATATGAAAACATCAGTGAAAATGTGATTTACTGATGACAATGTTGCTAAATTCAGATTTATTTTGTGTTGCTAAATGCAGATTTATTTGTGTTGCTAAACGCAGAGTTATTTTATGTGGGACTCCTTTATGTCTGGTGTAGCTGCTTCAATCATGCAGAAACAACACAACCAGCATGGAGAAAATGAATTTGCAGATATGGAGTATATCAATATCACAGTAATTACTTCAAACAAGCCATATGGGATTTCTGATGGATCAAATCCAACTGTTGATGGTCATAAAACTCCAAAATTCAGATTGGCGAGAAATGGAGTTCATAGCGGCCATGTACAGACTAGACTTCGTGATCCATTTTGCGTAGAAAAGAACAGGAGGGGCAGATGCCAGGTGATGAATTGTTTCAGGTCATTATCTTGATTATGGTTTTTGGTTTATCTTTGTCGTAACTTGCCAAAGAATGATTTTACTCTTTGTTGCACCTGAGCGTTTTAAATCTGTCATGGTATAGAAATTCAAAGTTTCTTTCCTTACCATATAACTATCACTCTCCATGTTTTCGATCAACTAAGATGAGTTTAGAGATAGGTTGATATATGATTTCCTTCTTTTACTTCTGGTTTTTTAATTAACTACTCTATGCATAACCTTTGTACTGTAATGTAGTCTGAGTTGGTGCTGTTTATCAGGACGGTTATACAAAAGAAACTGTTGGTGCAGGAGGAGTGCCTATTCTTGTTGCTATAAAAGCAAAACATAATCAAAATGCTAACAGTGTACTGGACAGAGAGTTTTTTGTTAGCTTTCTGGATGTAAGTTCTAAAACTAGTTTCTAATTTGAAATTGGTTATATTTCATATACCATCAGCTTCTAATCAAATGACTATATGAATGCAATATGAGATGCATATGCCTGATTTGTTATCCACTCCTACCTCCTATTTGCCTGTGACCTTTTTGCCTTACACATTTAAATAAAAGGACAGACCATGTCAAGAGTCTCAAGACTAATGCTATTATTTGTCATGGTTGTAGGTCTTAAACCAAAGAGAAAACACTGGAAGATATAACTTTTCTACGCAATTCCCTTATTACAAAGAAGTACTTTACAAACCAGATTTTAGAGGCAAGCATCTTGGGAAGAATGTTGTGTTTGATATGGATATGAGTGCTGGAGATTTTCTAGCTCTCTTTTATCTCCTTAAGTTACCAGTACAAGAAATCAATCTCAAGGTAAAATGACCTTCTATTCCCTCAACTGAAAGTTCAGACCGGTATCAGAATCtgtaaagaaaattattttccttCACCAAAGTAAGTTTCTTAAATGGGTGGTAAAATTGCTTCAGTTCATGTTCAACTCTTTATCCAAATATGTGCTTTCCAGTTCTGTTTAGTTTTGTAATAAATTGATGAATTCTTCGCCATGTAAAAGAAAACTTCATCTACCATAGCAGAAATGGGCTGAGCCGAAGATAAAGGACTCAATTTTGTAAATAACTAAGTTGAGGAAGCAATGCTTGTCAATGTGCAATATCTTCTTCTGTTCAGGCTATAATTGTGAGTCCGACTGGCTGGGCGAATGCTGCAACAATTGATTCTGTGTATGATTTGCTTCATATGATGGGTCGTGATGACATTCCTGTTGGCCTCGGAGATGTGTTTGCAATGAACCAGTCTGATCCTGTTTTCTATGCAGTTGGTGACTGCAAGTACAACAAGGTTATTCCACAAGGTAGTGGCGGATTTCTCGACTCAGACACTCTTTACGGATTATCTCGTTCTTTGCCTCGAAGTCCTCGCAGGTACATTGTCTAGCTAGTGTAAATCTGCCTAAAGGAGAAACAGTAGATTTCTGTAAAAATGTGATCTTGTTAAGCATTGACATTTCAAGTGATTCATCTTAGCACTTTACTTTCACTGTTGCACATGTCCATTTGTGTAGTGTACAATTTTGCTGATCTAAATAATTTCAGATATACAACTGAAAATTCTGTGAAATATGGAGCTCTAAGGGACACTGATCATCCTGAACTCAGACAACCTCTAGCACTAGAAGTGTGGGAGTCAGTGGTGGAATCACTCAATCCTGGATCCAAGGTTACCATTTTAACCAATGGTCCATTGACTAATATAGCAAAGATCGTTCTTGCAGGCGAGAATATGACCGAAGCTATCCAGGCAAGCATTTCCTCTACCCTTTTGGTCGTATGAGAGAGAGTCCTAGCTGCATATCGTTTCCTAGTCCCTCGGGTAGCTTAACTCAGTTACATCGATACTCTTTTTTATGGCCCAACTGTAAGAATCTTAACATCATATAAGTACCATTTAGCTCACATATCTCTCGTACACTAAGGCCAAACACTAGATTACTGTTCCATCGATGACAAGAGAGCATGGTTTGGATTCACAAATTGAGATATCTAGAGTAGGCATTATTTAATGAGAATGCactgttttttttgttttcccTGATGCAGGAAATACTAATTGTTGGGGGGCACATCAATTATGACAACACTGAGAAGGGAAATGTGATCAATGTTCCTTCAAATAGATTTGCGGAACTGAATATGTTTCTTGACCCTCTGGCTGCAAAGACAGTTTTGAGTTCAGAACTTAATATCACTCTCATTCCACTTGGCATACAGCGGAATGTCAGTGTATTTCCTGAAATTCTTGAACGACTTTACCAGACTAAAAAGACACCTGAAGCAATCTTTGCAAGACGTTTGCTTTCAAGGTTACACCACCTCCAAAAGACACATCACAGATACCAGCATATGGTATACAATCCTCATCTCAATTTATCCTAAACATTTTCCACGTAACAATGAATGAGTTTCTAACTTTTAGAAATGTTACTGCACTTAGCGCGCAATGTACAGAATCATGTGTTTTAGATGATGCTACATTTTGCTTTGTAAAATAACAGGATACATTTCTTGGAGAAATCATTGGAGCAGTAGTTTTGGATGGTGACTATTCTGTACTAAAATCAACGTTTGGCGTCAAGAACATAAAAGTCACTGCCTCGGGGATTGAATATGAAGATGGACAGATAGTTATCGAAGAAAAGCAAAGCAAATCAGTAAGAGTATTGGAGAATCTGGATCCATTAGCTTATTACAACGCTTTTGCAAATCGACTAGGTGACGAAAAGCAGTCTGCAGTAGTTGGAAGCTTTGATGAGCAGAGAAGAATTTGGAATACACCATATAATAGAAAGAAAACTTCCCCTTAATTTCTCTTCCACTGCTTTTTCttcctgatttttttttttttttgtgtgttttaggTAATTTGTTCACATCTCTGACTTTTGAGAACAATTGACTTACTCATTCTTGATGCTCAAGCAATAGTTAACAAAATTGTACATATAGTTACACAGTGACAGTGGCTATAATGGGAAGGAAATAAAGGAAGATTTTTTGACTCATAGCTCATTCATTCAATCATTCCCTTATTAACAAGAGTTTACCTTTTCTGCAGTTTACTAGTAACCTATCCCACATATTCTAACAGTTACCAGTCAACTTTTAGCATATTGCAAATTTTATCAATATGCAGTCGAAGTTCAAATAGTGTCTGTTGcggccaaacgcacacgcaagtatacgcggtcatcgagtaataaagtgactaaaagtcgatGTCGAATCCACGAGAACTTGTGATtaattattaactaaattagactatcctaactATCTGaacaagaattaaacctagaagtatttgattctaaactaattaaaataaagaaaaacaaatagtAAACCCTGAACAAAAGGATAGCAaatttttatgttatcaatgcGGTGAAAACGATCTAGGGTATGGGCTATCTAGCAATcatattgtattcttcaattgaattgactaattaatttatctaacttattggttgacagggttaatattgctcataagaatctgtcgagttcttactcgcctattcaagctaacctaacgcctatatgtctatggagttaGATTCAAGAAGAACGTATTTATAATTCTTGTacatcaaccaagcaaggcaattaggtatatgtctatcctaaccgcgaatccaTTCCCCGATgcccgggttcaagaacttgctctactcaatcttatgtgcaatctagaattcccactttcgagttcaactctagattcgtagatagtattcaattggtgatcaagcaatcaaataattaagtgcatgattaaataaataaaccaatatgataaactaagaaaccaaaatcaatattcgaataacaatagtcatgaaagaaccacaaccttagaacgtgaagtttagctctacatagacatggtagccaaacaacaaatcatacaatAACACATAAAAATTACAAAGTTTGatggaagaaaagatgaaacccgGCCTTCAATGCGGCTCTTTGCTCTCCCTAGGTCAAAAGTCTGTCAAAAGTTACAAAAATAAcgttttacatgtatttataccatgtaGAGTCGAGCCCAGATGAAAACACATTCTCCTACGTGAAAGAGGACTCTGGCTCTGTAAAATTTGCATAGGCGTGCCGCATGGGACGACGAGCCACGCGGTGTGCTTGTGGGGAACTTTAGAGAGCATGCAATTTGAGGGCAACAACAATTTACATAGCGCGCCGCGTCTACGGAAATTTGAAAAcatataaaacatgaaagttgtagctcttttaaatagctttccaacgatatattgtgaaGCCCAAACGGATTTTTGAGCGaaacgttatgtgcattttactggACAATGCGCAGTATGcctgctcgattcttcgtttcgttcTTAAAGTGCACTATCattcgttgatccccgaacacgatcccaacttaatccttgggcttttactcagacttcaaaatTACAGAACAgtttgaattcattccataacatccaCATAGATcaaaatcactcctacaaggcataaaacacatagtgcaaaacactagcgattaaagcttaaactcaattaaagtgtagtaaattagagtgtaataagcgattAAAATACGTAATTTTAGCCTATCATCAGTGTCCTTGAACTGCAGTACTTTAGGTCCGTATCACCCCAACATTAAATAATTGACATGATTAAATATGATGTCTCCTTTATTTTCTTGTTTAGTTTACACTCATACAAGCAGCTATCAACTTATCCTACTGTTTACTCTTAAAATGGATAACAGTTGAATTTATATGCGAtttaaggatatgtggattgATTTAACACAAATAATCAAGAATGTTAAATAAATGAGTTAAATATGGAATGAATAATCAAACCAAATGTGATGTTACGACTGGACTCGAATTTGGGATGGACAGTAATTTTGCCCTCGATCGGACCCTTGGTTCGAAACCAAA
Proteins encoded in this window:
- the LOC104224512 gene encoding nucleoside hydrolase 3-like isoform X1, yielding MKEKENVLFLREIVVMIMMVLMFLANLYGGVEGIHHPHRILVDTDMDTDDFFALLYLLKLNRSQMDLKAITISTNAWSDAGHAVNQVYDILYMMGRDDIAVGLGGEGGILPNGTILPNVGGYLPMIDQGNGTAGYCRYRQAIPVGPGGRLDIDSNFGFRKSFLPQGKRQYSPLRQPTAQQVMINIISSGPTVVYLIASHTSFALFLLTNPHLKKNIEHIYIMGGGVRSKNPTGCCPKNVSSSCQTQRCGDIGNVFTDYTSNPYAEFNFFMDPFSAYQVIHSGIPVTLVPLDATNTIPVTEKFIETFEKNQHTYEAQYCFKSLKMARDTWFDDQFNTSYFMWDSFMSGVAASIMQKQHNQHGENEFADMEYINITVITSNKPYGISDGSNPTVDGHKTPKFRLARNGVHSGHVQTRLRDPFCVEKNRRGRCQDGYTKETVGAGGVPILVAIKAKHNQNANSVLDREFFVSFLDVLNQRENTGRYNFSTQFPYYKEVLYKPDFRGKHLGKNVVFDMDMSAGDFLALFYLLKLPVQEINLKAIIVSPTGWANAATIDSVYDLLHMMGRDDIPVGLGDVFAMNQSDPVFYAVGDCKYNKVIPQGSGGFLDSDTLYGLSRSLPRSPRRYTTENSVKYGALRDTDHPELRQPLALEVWESVVESLNPGSKVTILTNGPLTNIAKIVLAGENMTEAIQEILIVGGHINYDNTEKGNVINVPSNRFAELNMFLDPLAAKTVLSSELNITLIPLGIQRNVSVFPEILERLYQTKKTPEAIFARRLLSRLHHLQKTHHRYQHMDTFLGEIIGAVVLDGDYSVLKSTFGVKNIKVTASGIEYEDGQIVIEEKQSKSVRVLENLDPLAYYNAFANRLGDEKQSAVVGSFDEQRRIWNTPYNRKKTSP
- the LOC104224512 gene encoding nucleoside hydrolase 3-like isoform X2, with translation MKEKENVLFLREIVVMIMMVLMFLANLYGGVEGIHHPHRILVDTDMDTDDFFALLYLLKLNRSQMDLKAITISTNAWSDAGHAVNQVYDILYMMGRDDIAVGLGGEGGILPNGTILPNVGGYLPMIDQGNGTAGYCRYRQAIPVGPGGRLDIDSNFGFRKSFLPQGKRQYSPLRQPTAQQVMINIISSGPTVVYLIASHTSFALFLLTNPHLKKNIEHIYIMGGGVRSKNPTGCCPKNVSSSCQTQRCGDIGNVFTDYTSNPYAEFNFFMDPFSAYQVIHSGIPVTLVPLDATNTIPVTEKFIETFEKNQHTYEAQYCFKSLKMARDTWFDDQFNTSYFMWDSFMSGVAASIMQKQHNQHGENEFADMEYINITVITSNKPYGISDGSNPTVDGHKTPKFRLARNGVHSGHVQTRLRDPFCVEKNRRGRCQVLNQRENTGRYNFSTQFPYYKEVLYKPDFRGKHLGKNVVFDMDMSAGDFLALFYLLKLPVQEINLKAIIVSPTGWANAATIDSVYDLLHMMGRDDIPVGLGDVFAMNQSDPVFYAVGDCKYNKVIPQGSGGFLDSDTLYGLSRSLPRSPRRYTTENSVKYGALRDTDHPELRQPLALEVWESVVESLNPGSKVTILTNGPLTNIAKIVLAGENMTEAIQEILIVGGHINYDNTEKGNVINVPSNRFAELNMFLDPLAAKTVLSSELNITLIPLGIQRNVSVFPEILERLYQTKKTPEAIFARRLLSRLHHLQKTHHRYQHMDTFLGEIIGAVVLDGDYSVLKSTFGVKNIKVTASGIEYEDGQIVIEEKQSKSVRVLENLDPLAYYNAFANRLGDEKQSAVVGSFDEQRRIWNTPYNRKKTSP